From a single Nostoc edaphicum CCNP1411 genomic region:
- a CDS encoding ABC exporter membrane fusion protein: protein MVQKQKQSFIKPFIKPVGWWPVMLATTMAVATGAVTFYTFSRFQLSSKVEPLATPNSSPKMTAIAALGRLEPQGEVIRLSAPESQGGVRVTKLMVNKGDRVRQGQVVAILDSYFPRLAALEKAQQQVLVAQASLNQVKAGAKAGDISAQKATIARLEAELRGETSAQQATIARLEAEWQNAESENQRYQQLYKDGAISASDADTKRLRVDTVQQQLNEARASLNRTVESLQKQLTEAKARLKSIAEIRPTDIAAAQADVESAVASVNQAKAEWDLSIVRSPITGQIMKINAWPGEVIGNTGIADLGRTQQMYVVAEVYETDIKKVRLGQSAIITSDALPGKLRGKVADIGLQIGKQNIFNSNPQADTDNKIVDVKIRIEDMEDNQQIAGFTDLQVEVMIDI from the coding sequence ATGGTACAAAAACAAAAACAGTCATTTATAAAACCATTCATCAAACCTGTAGGTTGGTGGCCGGTCATGTTAGCAACTACTATGGCTGTAGCGACTGGTGCTGTTACTTTCTATACATTTTCACGATTTCAGTTATCCTCGAAAGTTGAGCCTTTAGCTACCCCAAATAGTTCTCCTAAAATGACTGCTATTGCTGCTTTAGGACGTTTAGAACCTCAAGGAGAAGTTATTCGTCTGTCGGCCCCAGAATCCCAAGGGGGTGTAAGGGTCACAAAACTCATGGTAAATAAAGGAGATAGGGTACGACAGGGGCAAGTAGTTGCAATTCTAGACAGTTATTTTCCTCGTCTTGCAGCCCTAGAAAAAGCCCAGCAACAAGTCCTAGTTGCCCAAGCTAGTCTCAACCAGGTAAAAGCTGGTGCAAAAGCTGGAGATATCTCTGCACAAAAAGCAACCATTGCTCGTTTAGAAGCTGAGTTGCGTGGAGAAACCTCTGCACAACAAGCAACGATCGCTCGTTTAGAGGCTGAGTGGCAAAATGCTGAAAGCGAAAATCAACGATATCAACAGTTATACAAAGACGGAGCGATTTCAGCTTCCGACGCAGATACTAAACGTTTACGAGTAGATACAGTTCAACAGCAACTCAATGAAGCTAGGGCTTCTCTCAATCGCACTGTAGAAAGTCTGCAAAAGCAGTTAACTGAGGCCAAAGCCAGACTCAAAAGTATTGCTGAGATTCGTCCTACCGATATAGCAGCAGCCCAAGCTGATGTTGAAAGTGCAGTAGCCTCAGTTAACCAGGCTAAGGCAGAGTGGGATTTAAGTATTGTGCGATCGCCTATAACCGGGCAAATCATGAAAATTAATGCTTGGCCTGGAGAAGTTATCGGCAATACAGGAATAGCTGATTTAGGTCGTACACAACAGATGTATGTGGTAGCAGAAGTCTATGAAACTGATATTAAAAAAGTGCGTCTCGGTCAGTCTGCCATTATTACTAGCGATGCGTTGCCAGGGAAATTACGAGGGAAAGTCGCAGATATTGGTTTGCAAATTGGCAAACAAAATATCTTTAATAGCAATCCTCAAGCAGATACTGACAACAAAATAGTTGATGTAAAAATTCGTATTGAAGATATGGAAGACAACCAGCAAATCGCTGGTTTTACTGATTTGCAGGTGGAGGTAATGATTGATATTTAA
- the devC gene encoding ABC transporter permease DevC, with protein sequence MILNIPLAWLQLARQKIRFLVALAGIAFVAVLMFMQIGFQAALYDSATQLHKNLEGDLFLISAQYKSLTSNQSFFRSNLYQVLGFDSVESVSPLYVQFAKFKNPNNGLKFPLYVLGFDPVRSIFKFPNIEEKLNLIRIPNIVLFDRDSRPEFGAIAKDFEQGKDIKVEIFSYTGLVGYRVKIGGLFKLGPSFGVDGNLIVSSSTFLRIFQDRPVQKIDIGLIKLKPGANPQKVLADLSAKLPKDVRVITRKDFIALEKDYWSLRTPIGFVFNLMVLMGFVVGVIVVYQILYSNISSHLTEYATLKAMGFKNKYLLSVVFQQALILASLGYVPGLAISIALYDVSKNATKLPVIMTTDKAILVLISATLMCLTSGFLSTNKLRNVDPADIF encoded by the coding sequence ATGATTCTCAATATCCCCTTAGCTTGGCTACAATTAGCTCGACAAAAAATTCGCTTTCTTGTAGCTTTAGCTGGAATTGCTTTTGTTGCAGTTCTAATGTTTATGCAAATCGGTTTCCAAGCTGCCCTCTATGATAGTGCTACCCAGTTGCATAAAAATCTAGAAGGGGACTTATTTTTAATTAGTGCCCAGTATAAATCTCTAACATCAAACCAAAGTTTTTTTCGTTCAAATTTATATCAGGTGTTAGGTTTTGATAGTGTAGAATCAGTTAGCCCTTTATATGTACAATTTGCTAAGTTTAAAAACCCTAACAATGGTCTGAAATTTCCACTATATGTGCTTGGCTTTGATCCAGTTAGATCAATTTTTAAGTTTCCAAATATCGAAGAAAAACTCAATCTAATCAGAATCCCTAATATCGTTTTGTTCGACCGCGATTCTCGACCAGAATTTGGTGCGATCGCTAAAGATTTTGAGCAAGGAAAAGATATAAAAGTTGAAATATTTAGCTATACCGGATTAGTTGGTTACAGAGTTAAAATTGGTGGTTTATTTAAACTAGGGCCTTCTTTTGGTGTTGATGGAAATTTAATCGTTAGTTCTTCAACGTTTCTGCGAATATTTCAAGATCGTCCGGTACAAAAGATAGATATAGGATTAATTAAACTAAAACCTGGTGCTAACCCCCAAAAAGTTTTAGCAGATTTATCAGCCAAGTTACCCAAAGATGTAAGAGTTATTACCCGCAAAGACTTTATTGCTTTGGAAAAAGACTATTGGTCTCTTAGAACACCTATTGGGTTCGTATTTAATTTGATGGTTTTAATGGGGTTTGTTGTTGGTGTAATCGTTGTTTATCAAATACTTTATAGTAATATTTCTAGTCATTTAACTGAATATGCAACTTTAAAAGCAATGGGATTCAAAAATAAATATTTATTAAGTGTAGTTTTTCAACAAGCTTTAATTTTAGCATCTCTAGGTTATGTTCCGGGTTTAGCTATATCTATAGCCCTATATGATGTATCAAAAAATGCTACTAAATTACCAGTTATCATGACTACAGATAAAGCCATCTTAGTATTAATCTCAGCTACATTAATGTGTTTAACTTCGGGGTTTTTATCTACAAATAAACTCCGAAATGTAGATCCAGCAGATATTTTCTAG
- a CDS encoding type I polyketide synthase: MAASRIEAVLAQLQEEVSNCEQALIKLIQVKKVMAENAPLTSEINTHRQKTDIAIIGMASIFPQSKNLQEYWETIIHKVDCITDIPASRWNVEDYYDPNPRAFDKTYCKRGGFIPDVNFNPMEFGLPPNSLEVTDISQLLGLLVAKAAMEDAGYGESKQFSRDRIGVILGVALGRQLAVPLTARMQYPVWEKVLKGSGLSDEDTQKIIEKIKSAYVQWDENAFPGMLANVVTGRIANRLDLGGTNCVVDAACASSLGALKMAISELIEHRADMMITGGVDTDNSIMAYMCFSKTPAVSQGENVKPFDAESDGMMLGEGVGMLVLKRLEDAQRDNDRIYAVIKGIGTSSDGRYKSIYAPRPEGQVRALHRAYEDAGFSPTSVGLIEAHGTGTMAGDPAEFSSIKEVFGENNPKKQHIALGTVKSQIGHTKAAAGAASLIKTALALHHKVLPATINVTKPHPKLDIDSSPFYLNTETRPWISSDEQPRRAGVSSFGFGGTNYHVVLEEYTSQHQQPYRLHKPSQPMLLFASTPEELLSRCQEIGQQLQSDTREQLYTELISASQSLEIPIANARLGFVADSLTQACDLLQTSIELLRNKLQAESWEHPQGIYYRKTGIATEGKVVALFSGQGSQYLEMGRELLINFPELGQTYTQIDNLLRQDGLQPLSEVVFPNPVFDLDQKTAQMKVLQQTEYAQPAIGAFSAGLYKILQQAGFKPDFVAGHSFGELTALWAAGVLSEKDYFFLVKARGQAMAAPEDPELDAGAMLAVKGDVNQVTELIQNFPLITIANLNSPNQMVLAGTKAEIANVEEALKTQGFSTILLGVSAAFHTPLVAYAQQPFARAIEKVTFNEPQIPVYTNVTGKRYPNDPQVIQKVLKEHLRNQVLFKQEIENIYAEGGHCFIEFGPRSVLTNLVKDILSDRPHLAVALNTSHLKDSDRTLRQAVIQLRVAGLPLQNLDPYQLEYKIPEASPNKVLNVRLNSTNYVSEKTKQSFEKAMQNGHQVKSTVGNGNKPVTANPSHPAEKVAVNGQSTVGNGNKPAIANPSHPAEKVAVNGQSTVGNGNKPATANPSHPAEKVAVNGGVKSVQNGQSDQLDIKSLQPIPELPLSYLRAIDNLEYTLIEFNRHQHDILQVHEQSLNHQTEYTKTFFQLMQQQHALWGNGKFSEPQAQTQTQQLVVSSSERSIMRFHDHQADSIRIHEQYLNHQQEYTNNFFQLLQRHYEQSPSNTTPQSLIPPINYQPSPVVPPTQKDNSVLETASVDVPSNGFAIKSEPVSTNGNGTNGNGAHHQAAVLDINPLEENKTATVAFVPPAPAEPVIPTEPVTPTEPVAPPPPAVIIDQAILSETLINVVSDKTGYPTEMLDLTMDIEADLGIDSIKRVEILGALLELYPDLPRPNPEEVGQLRTLGQIAEYMGKIASEISAAIPAVGLVNAPVDETGGDGKDGGDDGGGGVTVTSPSSPLSPSSPELTNIVSNVVSEKTGYSMTMLDLSMDLETDLGIDRVKLVEILGALLELYPDLPKLNSEALAQLHTLGQIVAYIEKGLGTGEEFSQSPVPSTQYPVPSTQSRILRSPVKLKYLPEPDFLDFTFPDQHIALLTDDGSLTTTKLAETLLKRGWKTVVLTFPSTVIPKQSDLPEGVSRVVLADLSEEHLQEQLTAIANNYGAIATFIHLNPSNHEDTSKNVRYLESEKAILRHIFLIAKYLKEPLNQAALQGRSSFVTVARLDGEFGLGHKTNFGAIGAGLFGLTKSLNQEWESVFCRAIDLNPDLDAEISAQHILAELHDPNLLVVEVGYNSQGRSTLICEQEEQKNRAQEVGTIPFAPSTFSANLFPIPNAQSQVFLVSGGAKGITAQCAIKLAQRYQCKFILLGRSAADPEPVWTEGYLSEADLKKRIMEDFLARGEKPTPAMVQKKFNVISSSREIATTLQAIKQAGGNAEYLNVDVTDAIALSEQVANAVKRFGPVTGIIHGAGNLADKRIEKKSVQDFETVYTAKVKGLENLLRCVPANQLNYLVLFSSVVGFYGNVGQTDYAIANEILNKSAHLVKFNHPHSHVVAINWGPWDSGMVSPELKQAFAERNIETIPIEIGTEFLVDELASTNQETVQVVIGSPLVFMPEKLPSELRTFRIQRQLTLAANPFLQDHVIAGYPVLPATCGLLWIANACEQIYPGYKAFSCTNYKVLKGLIFDENLPTEYTLELQEIAKHDINEIDFDAKISSKTPEGKIRYHFSSQMKLKREVPSTPTLEFLNLSQDHRITATTSSLYQNGAATLFHGLTFQGVKSVLNATLDKITIECYLPEPAKRQQGQFPVQTFNPYIADVQIHAFWIWAQHFYQVACLPSEIKIFEQFEAVPFDETFYVSCEIKSKTESGLVVDVIAHNQQGQIYTQMLGAKGTILPKQLDEI; the protein is encoded by the coding sequence ATGGCTGCTTCTAGAATTGAAGCTGTTTTGGCACAGTTGCAAGAAGAAGTGAGCAATTGTGAACAGGCTCTAATCAAGCTCATACAGGTGAAAAAAGTTATGGCTGAAAATGCACCACTAACCAGCGAAATAAATACACATCGGCAAAAAACCGATATTGCCATTATCGGGATGGCTTCTATATTTCCCCAATCGAAAAATTTACAGGAATATTGGGAAACAATTATTCACAAAGTTGATTGTATTACTGATATTCCCGCTTCGCGTTGGAATGTAGAAGATTATTATGATCCTAATCCCAGAGCGTTTGATAAAACCTACTGTAAAAGAGGCGGATTTATCCCGGATGTCAATTTCAATCCGATGGAATTTGGGCTACCACCCAACAGCCTAGAAGTCACAGACATTTCGCAATTGCTAGGTTTACTTGTTGCGAAAGCAGCGATGGAAGATGCCGGTTACGGCGAATCTAAGCAGTTTAGTCGCGATCGCATTGGTGTCATCTTAGGTGTAGCGCTAGGTAGGCAGTTGGCGGTTCCACTGACTGCGAGAATGCAGTACCCAGTTTGGGAAAAAGTTCTCAAAGGTAGCGGCTTATCCGATGAGGATACACAAAAAATCATTGAGAAAATCAAAAGTGCATACGTGCAATGGGATGAAAATGCCTTCCCCGGTATGCTGGCAAATGTAGTTACAGGAAGAATTGCCAACCGCTTAGATTTGGGTGGAACTAATTGTGTAGTCGATGCTGCCTGTGCAAGTTCATTGGGTGCGCTCAAAATGGCAATTAGTGAGCTAATTGAGCATCGAGCCGATATGATGATCACTGGCGGAGTTGACACCGACAACTCAATTATGGCCTACATGTGTTTCAGCAAAACTCCTGCTGTTTCCCAAGGTGAGAATGTCAAACCTTTTGATGCAGAATCAGATGGGATGATGCTGGGTGAAGGTGTGGGAATGTTAGTCCTGAAGCGCCTTGAAGATGCCCAGCGAGATAATGACCGAATCTATGCAGTCATTAAAGGTATTGGCACTTCTAGCGATGGCCGTTATAAAAGCATCTATGCACCACGTCCTGAAGGTCAAGTTAGAGCCTTACATCGTGCTTACGAAGATGCCGGATTTTCGCCTACCAGTGTTGGTTTGATTGAAGCACACGGCACTGGCACTATGGCTGGAGATCCAGCCGAATTTTCATCGATAAAAGAAGTTTTTGGCGAAAACAATCCCAAAAAACAACATATTGCCCTCGGAACTGTCAAATCCCAGATTGGACATACAAAAGCGGCTGCGGGTGCGGCGAGTTTGATTAAAACGGCTTTAGCTCTCCACCACAAAGTCTTACCAGCCACTATTAATGTCACCAAACCGCATCCTAAATTAGATATTGATAGTTCTCCGTTTTATTTAAATACGGAAACTAGACCTTGGATTAGCAGCGATGAGCAACCAAGACGTGCAGGGGTGAGTTCTTTTGGCTTTGGCGGCACAAATTATCACGTCGTTTTGGAAGAATACACAAGTCAACATCAGCAACCTTATCGTTTACACAAACCTTCCCAGCCGATGTTGCTATTTGCCTCAACGCCTGAAGAATTGTTGTCGCGTTGTCAAGAAATTGGTCAACAATTGCAATCCGATACGAGAGAGCAGCTTTATACAGAATTGATTTCGGCATCTCAATCTTTAGAAATTCCGATCGCAAATGCCAGACTTGGATTTGTTGCTGATTCTCTCACTCAAGCTTGCGACTTATTACAAACAAGTATTGAGTTGCTAAGAAACAAGTTGCAAGCAGAATCATGGGAACATCCCCAAGGAATTTACTACCGCAAAACTGGCATAGCAACAGAGGGGAAGGTGGTTGCCCTATTTTCTGGGCAAGGTTCGCAATATTTAGAGATGGGTCGGGAACTCTTAATTAATTTCCCAGAATTGGGGCAGACATATACTCAAATTGACAACCTTTTACGCCAAGACGGTTTGCAGCCCCTTTCGGAGGTTGTTTTCCCTAACCCGGTGTTTGATTTAGATCAAAAGACTGCCCAGATGAAAGTGTTGCAGCAAACAGAATATGCACAGCCGGCGATTGGGGCTTTTAGCGCTGGTTTGTACAAGATATTGCAACAAGCTGGGTTTAAGCCAGATTTTGTTGCAGGGCATAGCTTTGGAGAACTTACTGCTCTTTGGGCTGCGGGAGTTTTGAGTGAGAAAGATTACTTTTTCTTAGTCAAGGCTAGGGGTCAAGCGATGGCTGCACCAGAAGATCCCGAATTGGATGCGGGAGCCATGCTGGCGGTAAAAGGGGATGTTAATCAGGTTACAGAACTGATTCAGAATTTCCCACTGATTACCATTGCTAACCTGAATTCTCCAAATCAGATGGTGTTAGCAGGGACGAAAGCTGAAATTGCCAATGTAGAAGAGGCTCTGAAAACTCAAGGATTCTCTACTATCTTGCTGGGAGTTTCCGCAGCTTTCCATACTCCACTAGTAGCTTATGCACAACAACCCTTTGCCAGAGCTATTGAAAAAGTTACTTTCAACGAGCCACAAATCCCGGTTTACACCAATGTGACTGGAAAGCGTTACCCAAATGACCCGCAAGTTATTCAAAAAGTCCTCAAAGAACATCTGAGGAATCAGGTGTTGTTTAAGCAGGAAATTGAGAATATTTATGCTGAAGGCGGTCATTGCTTTATTGAATTTGGGCCGCGGAGTGTTCTCACCAACTTGGTAAAAGATATTCTGAGCGATCGCCCTCATTTAGCTGTAGCTTTAAACACCAGTCATCTCAAAGATAGCGATCGCACTTTACGGCAAGCTGTTATTCAGTTGCGCGTTGCTGGATTACCTTTGCAAAACTTAGACCCCTATCAACTGGAGTACAAAATCCCAGAAGCTTCTCCAAATAAGGTCTTGAATGTCCGCTTAAATAGCACCAACTATGTATCAGAAAAAACAAAGCAGTCCTTTGAAAAAGCTATGCAAAATGGGCATCAAGTGAAATCCACCGTTGGAAATGGTAATAAACCAGTAACAGCTAACCCCTCTCATCCAGCAGAGAAAGTTGCAGTCAACGGTCAATCTACTGTTGGAAATGGCAATAAACCAGCAATAGCTAACCCCTCTCATCCAGCAGAGAAAGTCGCAGTCAACGGTCAATCCACCGTTGGAAATGGCAATAAACCAGCAACAGCTAACCCCTCTCATCCAGCAGAGAAAGTCGCAGTCAATGGTGGAGTGAAATCTGTGCAGAATGGGCAATCAGACCAACTAGATATCAAGTCTTTGCAACCTATTCCAGAACTTCCTCTAAGTTACCTAAGAGCTATAGACAACTTAGAGTACACATTAATAGAGTTCAATCGCCATCAACATGATATCTTGCAGGTTCACGAACAATCTTTGAACCATCAGACAGAATATACCAAAACCTTTTTCCAACTCATGCAGCAACAACATGCGTTGTGGGGAAATGGTAAATTCAGCGAACCACAAGCACAAACACAAACACAGCAATTAGTAGTCTCTAGTTCAGAACGCAGCATCATGCGGTTTCACGACCATCAAGCTGATAGCATCCGCATCCATGAGCAATATCTGAACCATCAGCAAGAATACACTAACAACTTTTTCCAATTGCTCCAGCGACATTATGAACAGTCGCCCAGCAATACCACTCCACAAAGTCTGATACCGCCAATTAACTATCAACCTAGTCCAGTAGTTCCACCAACCCAAAAGGATAACTCTGTTCTGGAAACTGCATCGGTTGATGTACCGAGTAATGGATTTGCCATTAAATCTGAGCCAGTTTCGACTAATGGTAATGGCACAAATGGTAATGGCGCACATCATCAAGCAGCAGTTTTGGATATTAATCCATTAGAGGAGAATAAGACTGCAACTGTAGCGTTTGTACCCCCAGCACCCGCAGAACCAGTAATACCCACAGAACCAGTAACGCCCACAGAACCAGTAGCACCCCCACCCCCAGCAGTAATCATTGATCAAGCCATCCTGAGCGAAACTCTGATTAACGTTGTTAGTGATAAAACAGGCTATCCAACGGAGATGCTAGACCTGACAATGGATATCGAGGCAGATTTGGGGATTGATTCCATCAAACGTGTGGAAATTCTCGGAGCGTTGTTAGAACTATATCCTGATTTGCCCAGGCCGAATCCCGAAGAAGTGGGACAGCTACGCACCCTCGGTCAGATAGCTGAGTATATGGGGAAAATTGCATCAGAAATCTCAGCAGCGATCCCTGCGGTGGGCCTTGTCAACGCACCTGTGGATGAAACAGGGGGAGATGGGAAAGATGGGGGAGATGACGGTGGTGGGGGAGTAACAGTAACATCCCCCTCATCCCCTTTATCCCCTTCATCTCCAGAGCTTACTAACATTGTCTCCAACGTCGTTAGCGAAAAAACTGGCTACTCAATGACGATGTTAGATTTATCAATGGATCTTGAGACAGATTTGGGAATTGATCGCGTCAAACTTGTGGAAATTCTAGGAGCGTTGCTAGAACTATATCCTGATTTACCCAAGCTGAATTCAGAAGCATTAGCTCAATTACATACCCTCGGACAAATTGTTGCATATATAGAAAAGGGACTAGGGACTGGGGAAGAGTTTTCTCAATCCCCAGTACCCAGTACCCAGTACCCAGTACCCAGTACCCAATCCCGAATTCTTCGCTCTCCTGTCAAACTCAAATATCTTCCTGAACCTGATTTTTTAGATTTCACTTTCCCCGATCAGCATATTGCCTTGCTTACTGATGATGGTTCTCTCACCACGACGAAACTAGCTGAGACTCTGTTAAAGCGTGGCTGGAAGACTGTTGTCTTAACTTTTCCTTCAACTGTGATTCCTAAGCAATCTGATTTACCTGAAGGGGTTAGCCGTGTGGTGCTTGCAGATTTGAGCGAGGAGCATTTGCAAGAACAGTTAACAGCGATCGCTAATAATTATGGTGCGATCGCTACATTTATCCATCTGAATCCCTCAAATCACGAAGATACAAGCAAGAATGTCCGCTATCTGGAATCAGAAAAAGCTATTCTTCGCCATATCTTTCTCATTGCCAAATATCTCAAGGAACCACTGAATCAAGCAGCACTTCAAGGACGCAGTAGTTTTGTAACTGTGGCTCGTCTGGATGGCGAATTTGGACTAGGACACAAAACTAACTTCGGTGCAATTGGTGCTGGACTATTTGGACTCACTAAAAGTTTGAACCAGGAATGGGAATCTGTATTTTGCCGAGCGATCGACCTCAATCCTGATTTAGATGCCGAAATATCAGCACAGCATATCCTCGCTGAACTTCACGACCCCAATCTATTGGTTGTGGAAGTGGGATATAACTCACAAGGACGATCAACCTTAATATGTGAACAAGAAGAACAAAAAAACAGAGCGCAGGAAGTAGGAACAATCCCCTTTGCACCCAGCACCTTTTCCGCCAACCTTTTCCCCATCCCCAATGCCCAATCTCAGGTTTTTCTCGTAAGTGGCGGTGCTAAAGGGATAACGGCTCAGTGTGCGATCAAACTAGCGCAACGTTATCAATGCAAATTTATCTTGCTAGGTCGTTCCGCCGCCGATCCAGAACCCGTATGGACTGAAGGCTACTTGAGTGAAGCTGATTTGAAAAAGCGGATTATGGAGGATTTCCTCGCTAGAGGCGAAAAACCCACACCTGCAATGGTGCAGAAAAAGTTTAACGTTATTTCATCTAGTCGGGAAATTGCCACAACCTTACAAGCCATTAAACAAGCGGGTGGGAATGCTGAATATTTGAATGTTGACGTGACTGATGCCATCGCGCTTTCTGAACAAGTCGCTAATGCTGTGAAGCGTTTTGGCCCAGTAACAGGAATTATTCACGGGGCTGGTAATCTGGCTGATAAGCGGATTGAGAAAAAATCAGTCCAAGATTTTGAAACAGTTTACACTGCCAAAGTTAAAGGTCTAGAAAACCTGTTGCGGTGTGTACCAGCGAATCAATTGAATTATTTAGTCCTATTTTCTTCTGTAGTTGGTTTCTACGGAAATGTCGGACAGACAGATTATGCGATCGCTAATGAAATTCTCAACAAATCAGCCCACCTTGTCAAATTCAATCATCCCCATTCTCATGTAGTAGCGATTAATTGGGGACCTTGGGACAGTGGTATGGTTTCTCCCGAATTAAAGCAAGCTTTTGCTGAACGAAATATTGAGACTATTCCGATTGAAATTGGCACAGAGTTTTTAGTTGATGAATTAGCTAGTACAAATCAAGAAACTGTGCAAGTTGTGATTGGTAGTCCCCTGGTGTTTATGCCGGAAAAGCTACCAAGTGAGTTAAGAACTTTTCGTATCCAGCGGCAACTCACATTAGCTGCTAATCCTTTTTTACAAGACCATGTAATTGCTGGTTATCCAGTTCTACCAGCAACTTGTGGACTATTATGGATTGCTAATGCTTGTGAACAAATCTATCCTGGTTACAAAGCTTTCAGTTGTACAAATTATAAAGTTTTGAAGGGACTAATATTCGATGAAAATTTACCAACCGAATACACTTTAGAATTGCAAGAAATTGCTAAACATGATATCAATGAGATAGATTTCGATGCCAAAATTTCGAGTAAAACTCCAGAAGGTAAAATCCGTTATCATTTCAGTAGCCAGATGAAACTGAAGCGGGAAGTTCCTAGTACCCCTACACTCGAATTTCTGAACTTAAGCCAGGATCATAGAATCACTGCTACGACTTCATCACTTTATCAAAATGGGGCAGCTACCTTATTTCACGGACTTACTTTTCAAGGCGTAAAATCTGTCTTAAATGCCACTCTGGATAAGATAACCATAGAATGTTACTTACCAGAACCAGCAAAAAGACAACAAGGACAATTCCCAGTCCAAACATTTAATCCCTATATTGCAGATGTGCAGATTCATGCATTTTGGATTTGGGCACAGCATTTTTATCAGGTAGCTTGTCTACCTTCGGAAATCAAAATTTTTGAACAGTTTGAAGCTGTCCCCTTTGATGAAACATTTTATGTTTCTTGTGAAATAAAATCTAAAACAGAATCGGGTTTAGTGGTTGATGTCATCGCCCATAATCAGCAAGGACAAATATATACCCAAATGCTTGGAGCAAAGGGAACTATTTTACCCAAGCAATTAGATGAAATTTAA